A portion of the Epinephelus moara isolate mb chromosome 4, YSFRI_EMoa_1.0, whole genome shotgun sequence genome contains these proteins:
- the LOC126388805 gene encoding zinc finger protein 696-like, translated as MAVNRCQGRGVYSGNHIVPQLSLEANYSIKQRCQSILDVKTSSLKQRTMESVRSAFHAQLATVMDSLLAAAVCEIAKIFESSLCEQQAELAQKTEEISILRGKLEKVERRQKAKGGGGEDGEMSSGDREGGLRQQTLTGSGLNMGKDVSSHSDPVEGLSQSVGGLKEEVTGQDGASVKHERAGSRPTLGSVAVQVPEGSVAAADQRQIDTLSATQAKAKLSHWDQGSRSADHRSLQDQAPTPFLSISQSGRCSPRPDPSLAQPGEWLPGLDATRGGVSGLENLQADGTSCSGPASSSTGTDAPCFRPGFGSDETSNEDDDSSFPFLDQEPENHNSNQNSVQGQGVGQRASRQVQPQASSGESPWRPRDDRSGRGPINHTRRVATFGNRDPLRPQSNSQSLTLRHTNTLSHPPASGGGNGRPYTCPYCTKCFTYPSHQRRHLLRHTGVRLHPCQFCDKSFLTPSELTVHTRTHTGERPFGCAQCGKRFARSGNLRAHQRDVHMGKRPFACTECGKRFAHRGNLRVHNHRVHQGDPYYMDDQQEPDIGPNPI; from the exons ATGGCAGTTAATAGATGTCAGGGCAGAGGAGTGTACAGTGGTAACCACATCGTCCCTCAGCTGTCTCTGGAGGCCAACTACAGTATAAAACAGCGGTGTCAATCAATCCTTGACGTTAAAACATCATCACTGAAACAAAGGACAATGGAGTCTGTGAGGAGTGCTTTCCACGCTCAGCTGGCCACCGTCATGGACTCTCTGCTGGCAGCTGCTGTGTGCGAGATCGCCAAGATCTTCGAGAGCAgcctgtgtgagcagcaggCGGAGCTAGCGCAGAAAACAGAGGAGATCTCCATCCTCCGTGGCAAGCTGGAGAAAGTGGAGAGGAGGCAGAAGGCGAAGGGTGGAGGAGGCGAGGATGGGGAGATGTCatcaggagacagagagggaggcttGAGGCAGCAGACCCTGACAGGATCAG GCCTGAATATGGGAAAGGATGTGTCTTCTCATTCAGACCCAGTAGAAGGACTCAGCCAGAGCGTCGGCGGGCTGAAAGAAGAGGTCACAGGCCAGGATGGAGCATCAGTAAAACACGAG CGTGCTGGATCACGACCTACCCTGGGGTCAGTCGCTGTCCAAGTCCCTGAGGGAAGTGTTGCTGCTGCGGACCAGAGGCAGATAGATACTCTGTCTGCCACACAAGCCAAGGCCAAAT TGTCTCATTGGGATCAGGGCAGTCGCAGTGCAGACCACAGATCCCTCCAGGATCAAGCCCCCACcccttttctctccatctctcagaGTGGACGTTGCTCCCCCAGGCCTGACCCAAGCCTAGCTCAACCAGGTGAGTGGTTACCAGGGCTGGATGCTACCCGAGGTGGGGTGTCCGGTCTGGAGAACCTACAGGCAGATGGCACCAGCTGCTCTGGtccagccagcagcagcactggcaCAGACGCGCCTTGCTTCCGACCGGGTTTTGGCTCTGATGAGACCAGCAATGAAGATGATGATAGCTCTTTCCCTTTCCTGGACCAGGAGCCTGAGAACCACAACTCCAATCAGAACTCGGTGCAGGGCCAAGGCGTGGGTCAGAGGGCATCTCGGCAGGTTCAGCCCCAAGCCTCCTCTGGTGAATCACCATGGAGACCCAGAGACGACAGGAGTGGGAGAGGCCCTATCAATCACACACGGCGGGTCGCAACTTTTGGCAACAGAGACCCTCTCCGACCACAGTCCAATTCACAGTCGCTCACGctaagacacacaaacactctcagCCACCCCCCAGCTTCTGGCGGAGGGAATGGACGACCTTACACCTGCCCATATTGCACCAAGTGTTTTACCTACCCCTCCCACCAGCGCAGACACCTTTTACGCCACACAGGAGTCAGACTGCATCCCTGTCAGTTCTGTGATAAGAGCTTCCTCACTCCTTCTGAGCTTACTGtgcacactcgcacacacacaggagaacgGCCTTTTGGCTGCGCTCAGTGTGGAAAACGTTTTGCCCGCAGTGGGAACTTGAGAGCCCACCAGCGGGACGTTCACATGGGGAAGAGGCCCTTTGCTTGCACAGAATGTGGGAAGAGATTTGCTCACAGGGGGAACCTGAGGGTGCACAATCACAGAGTCCACCAAGGTGATCCCTACTACATGGATGATCAGCAGGAGCCAGACATAGGCCCTAATCCCATttga